The genomic stretch CACGCAACAGGTGGACGGCTCGGCCAACGAAGCCACCTTCACGGGCCTCCCGAACGACACCGAGTACACCTTCACCGTGGCCGCTCTGAACGACGTGGGCCAGGGGCCCGACGGCAGCACGGCCTCCGCGCGCACGCACGCACCGCCGCGCGCGCCCGCCTCCGTCCAGGCCGAGCCGGGCGTACGCTCGCTCACCGTGACGTGGGGGCCCCCGGCGTCCGACGGACGCTCCAGCCTCACCGGCTACACCGTGGTGGCCCAACCTTCAGGTGTGAGCGTGGCGGTGAACGCGGACGCGCACAGCGCCGTGCTGGAGAACGTGCCCAGCAAGAAGGCCCAGACGGTCTCGGTGGTAGCGCACAACGCCGTGGGTGACAGCCCCGCAGCCACGGCTGGCGCGCCCGTGAAGACGCAGCCTGCCCCTGTGGAAGTCACCCAGTTCGACATTCCCTCGGCGGTCCGTGGCTGCCAGCCGGTGACCTACACGCTGCGGCAGGTGGACGGGGAGCGCGCCGACGTCCTGGTGGAATTCGATGCCACGGGCAGTGGGACGTTCACCCGCGCGACCCAGGCGGGGGACTCCTATTACGAACGCGCGTCCGGCCTGGTGGCGCTTGAGGCCTCCGCGCAGGGAACCGCGCACACCTTCCGCTGGAACCGCCCCAAGGATGTGCCGGGCGCCGCGCCGACGGCCCGGGTTCGCATCACCGCCACTGTCCCCGGTACTGCACCCGCGACGCGCACGCACGCCGTGGCACTGACCGCGCCGGAGATGCGCTGCGAGGTGGACCTGGACTCCAGCCCCGTGCAGACGATGCCCCAGAACTCTGCGGGAAAGACGTACGGCACGGCGCTCGGTGACTTCAACCAGGACGGCAAGCCGGACATCGCCGTGCTTCACGACGCCAACGCCGACGTGCGCTTGCTCCGCGGGCTGGGCAATGGCGGCCTCGAGTTCCAGAACGCCCAGCCCAACATGCTGATGAGCGGCAAGCACCTGGTCGCCGCCGACGTGGACCAAGATGGCGTGTTGGACCTCGTTTCAGCCAACGCATCCTCCAGCCCAGGCGTCTACGTCATGCGCGGTCAGGGACAGGGCTACTTCGAAGCGCGCACCTACAACCCCATCCAGAACCAAAACAACCGCGACCAAACCTACGACCTCCCCCCGCCCGTGGTGCGAGACCTGGATGGCGACGGAACGCCCGAGGTCGTGGTCTCCCTGCCCACCCGAGTCGTCGTCATGCGCCACACGGACGGAGGCAGGCTGACAGTTGCCTTCGAGGGCCCCAAGCTCCACCACCAGGCACGAGGCGCCGTGGTCGCCGGGGACTTCGACAACGACGGGCGCCTGGACCTGGTGGTCATCGGAGGTGCCATCCAGGCCTTCTACGGCCGGGGCTCGCTCACCTTCGCGTCCGAGCACATGGGTTCGCTGGAGGGCAATACCCCCTTCGCCACGGCCGCCGACTTCAACGGGGATGGCCACCTGGACATCGCGGCCCTCGTGGTGGGCCAGAGCGAGTCCGCCATCCACTTGCTGCAAGGTGACGGCAACGGCCGGTTCGCCGCTCCCCTGCGCCTGCATCAACACACCTGGCACAGCTTCGGCGCGCAGAGCCACCTCATCTCCGGTGACCTCGACGGAGACGGACGGCAGGACCTGGCCTACACGCACGCGGATGCGAACACCGTCACCCTCTTCCAGGGACGCGGCGATGGCACCTTCGAGCCTCGCACGCTGCCCGCGGGACGGTATCCCTCACGACTGGTGGCGGGAGACTTCGACGGCAGTGGCAAACCGGACCTGGCCGTGCTCTCCGGGATGGAGCAGACCGTGCGCGTGCTGAGGAATTTGGAGGCACCCACGCTCCCGGCCATGGGCGCGCTCTTCGTCACCGGCGACTTCGACGGAGATGGCCAGGACGATGTGGCGTCCCGGGTGGATGGCAGCCTCCAGGTGCACCTCACGCGCGCGGAAGGAGGGCTCGTGCTGCGTGGCCCCTTCATGCTCCCGGAGGAGGCGTGGAAGCTCCTGGCGGGCCGCTTCGACGCAGGTCCGACGGTGGACGTGCTCGCGCTCACGCGCCAGGACGTGCCCCCCTACGGACAGTCGCTCGTGCTGCTGCGAGGCAACGGAGATGGAACCTTCCGCCCGGGTGAGGTGCTGTCCCTGGGAGAGGACTTCACGGCGTTGAGCACGCACCATCTCGTCACGGGAGACGTGGATGGGGACGGCGACCTGGACGTGGTCATCGACCTGTCACGCAGGGAGGGCGAGTTTGATTCCGTCGAGTTGCGGCTGCTGCGCAACGAAGGGGATGGAACCTTCGCGCACGGCGGCGTGCTCGCCACCTACTCCTCGCGCCCCCTGCTCCTCTCACGAGACCTGAACCAGGATGGCCAGACGGACCTGGTGGTGGTGCGGAGGACGTATCCGACCTTCGAACTGCTCATGTTCGAGGGCCGCGCCAATGGCACGCTGGTCCGGCGGAGTGAGTTCACGCCGCTCATCCCATCCTGCAACCCCGCTGGCATCGTGGCCGAGGACCTGAACGGCGACGGACTCGTGGACCTGGTGGTGTCCTGCCAGAGCATGCTGGACGGCGTCCTCCCCATCATCAGCTCGGGCAACTTCAGCTTCTACAGAGGGCAACCCGCGCGCCTCGGGGCTCAAGGCGGACACCTCACCGCCAGGGACCTGGACGGGGATGGCTTCCCCGAACTGCTCATCGCATCCCCCGAGCACCACGCCGTCTGCGTCCTGCCCTCCTGGGGTTACGCGAGCTTCGGCACCGCCAGCTGCTTCGGAACGCTGAACACCCCACACGAGCTGGTGCTGTTGGACGTCGACCACGACGGCGTCCCCGAGGTGCTCACCGGGAGCGGCATCCTCGGCACCCACACCACGCTGCTGCGCATCCGCTGACGCGAAGCAACGGGCGCTGTTCCTCGGAGTGCTATCCTCACGAACTCCGAGGAACCGTGACGGAGCCCCCCTCTCCCCCGCCCGAGCAGGACGACGACTACGGCATGTCCCTGCCGGCACTGGTCGTCCTGCGCATCAGCATCGTGTTCATCGAGCTGTTCACCCGGCTCGGTGACGTCCTGGTGCTGCTACGGCGGCCCCGGCTGCTCCCGCCCTACCTGAGCCTGTGGCTGCACGAGGTGCGCGTGTCGCCCTACCGCCTGAAGCGCTCCTTCGAAACGACACGCGTGCTCCAGGCGAGCGGGCAGATTTTCAAGGAGCTGATGTACGGCGAGATGCCGGTGCACACGGGGGTGTGGCTCTTCTGGAAGGCCGGGCTGGGCCGTGGCTCGCGGCTGGTGGACCTGGGCGCGGGACGGGGCCGCACGCTGCTGGCCGCGCGCTGGCTGGGCGCGGAGGCCCAGGGCGTGGAGTTGATGCAGCACCACGTCGACCTGGCCCGAAAGTCCGTGGAGAAGGCAGGCGCGCAGCTCATCGTGGGCGACGCGACCCGCGCGGACCTCCAAGATGCCACGCACGTCTTCACCAACTGGACGGCGATGACGCCGCGGACGCGGGCCCGGCTGGTGGAGCGCTTCCGCACCTGCCGCCCCGGCACGCGCATCCTCACCGTGACCCGGCCGGTGGAGGCGCCGGGCTTCACGGTCATCTCCAAGCACCGGCTCCTCTTCACCTGGGGACCGGAGCACGTCTGGATTCAAGAGGTCCGCGACAATGTCGTTGGAGATGCAACCAATTGACGCGACTTCCTGTGACGCGGGCTCCATGTCTACGCTCCGCGCCACGACGCCGGGCCGACGGGGCTCAAGAGCCTGGGCCCGGGCGTCCAGGAGCTGAATCACATGAAGGCATGGATGACGGTGGTGTCGCTGGCGGTGGTTCCCCTCGCCGTGGGTTGCACGTCGTCGCGCGAGCTGACGCGGGCGCGCGTGGAGGCGAACACGCTGCGCAAGGACGCGGACACGCTGCGCGGGGAGAACGCGACGTTGAAGGAGCGCGTCAGCGAGCTGGAAGGGCAGCTCGCGAAGGTGCTCGAGGAGCGCGACACGCTGAAGGCCGCCGCGGAGACTCCCCCGGAGCCCGTCGTCGCGCCCGCCGCGGGCAAGAAGCGCAAGAAGTAGCGTTCGCGAGGCCACGCCGATGACCGTGACGCGCACCACGGCGGTCCATGTCCACGACGGCTGCGACGTGTACGTGGGCCGGGCCTTCCGCGCCTATGCGAAGCCGAGCCCGCTCAACCCGGTGCCCGGCCGCTTCGGCAACCCCTTCAAGCCCGGAGGCGTGCGCACTCCAGGCGCCATGCTGCGTACCTACTTCGCGCCGTGGCTGGGGACGCTTCCGGAGGCGGAGCAGGAGCGCATCCGCCAGGAAGCCCTGCGCCGAATGGGGCCGGACGAGGACGCCTTCGACGCGTTCCGCTGGTACCTCGCGCTGCGCACCCGGCATGACGCGGACTATCGCGCCGCCGTGCTGACGTTGCGTGGCAAACGTCTGGGCTGCTGGTGCAAGCCTGGTCCCTGCCACGCGGACATCCTGGCGGAGTGGGTGGACGCACCGTCGGCATAGGGAGCGCGATATAGCGCCGCCATGCCCACCCTCATCCTCAGCGCGAAGGACCTCCGCAGCCTGTACACCGTCGAGCTCGGCCTCACCGCCGTCGAGCGGGCCTTCCGTGCCCACGGCCTCGGCGAGTCGCTGATGCCGCCCAAGGTGTACCTGTCCCTGCCTTCCTACGACGGCGACTTCCGCGCCATGCCCGCGTTCCTCGACGGCGCCGCTGGCGTGAAGTGGGTCAACGCCCATCCGCGCAACCCGGAGAAGCACGGCCTGCCCACCGTCCGCGCCCTCTACATCCTCAGCGACCCGGACACCGCCTCCCCGCTGGCCATCCTCGACGGCACCCTGCTCACCGCCTGGCGCACCGGCGCCGCCGGCGGCGTGGCCTCCAGGTTCCTCGCGAAGAAGCAGCCGCGCACCCTGGGCCTCGTCGGCTGCGGCGTGCAGGCCCGCGTGCTCATCGACTCGCACCGCGCCCTCTTCGGCGACCTGGAGCTGCTGCTCGCCGACGCCTCCGAAGCCGCCGCCAAGGCGCTCCAGGCAGAGAAGGGCGGCCGCATCGTCAGCACCCAGGAAGCCTGCGCCGCCGACATCGTCTGCACCGCCACCCCCGCCCGCGTTCCCGTGGTGAAGCGCGAGTGGTTCCAGCCCGGCGCCCACATCAACGCCATGGGCGCGGACGCCCCCGGCAAGCAGGAGCTGGATGCGCGCCTGCTCACCGAAGGCCGCGTCTTCATCGACGACACCGAGCAGGCCCTTCACTCCGGCGAGGTCAACGTGCCGCTGCATGACGGCCTCCTCCGCCCCGAGCAAATCGCCGGCACCCTGGGTGAAGTCGTCTCCGGCAAGAAGCCCGGCCGCACCAGCGACACCGAACTCACCGTTTTCGACTCCACCGGCCTCGCGCTCCAGGACGTCGCCCTCGCTCGCGCCCTCTACGATGCCGCTCTGAAGCGAGGGCTCGGACAGCCCTTCGACATCGTCGGAAACGGATGACCCAGTGGGTCAGCCCTACCCCGTACATCTTGTGACTCATTCGAAACCTGCAGGACTGGACAGTTCCAATAACACAGGAGTATTCCCTAACTGCGCAGTCCGGGGGGATGCTCTCAAAGCCGCAACAGTCACCCTGGGTGAAGCGCGGAGATAGCGCTCGCCCAGCGCTGCCGTCGTGCGTCTGGAGCGCTCCTCCCGGAGGTCGCGCGGGGTGCCAATCCCGGCACCCGCCTCTCTTCGGAGACCTCTGATGGCTCACGTCCCCCGGCGTCCCTCCTGGCGCCACCTCCCCGCTGTCTTGCTGCGGCTGGTGGCGCTCGTCCCGCTCGTCGTCGCCCTGCCCTCAGCCGCGCAGACGCAGACGAACACCCAGTCCACGCAGCGCGCCATCAACTTCCTCAGCGCGGACGTGGTGCACTGGACGCAGGAGAACAACTGCGTGGCCTGCCACCGTCAGGGCGCGGTGGTGTACGGCCTGTCGAGCGCGCGCGCCAACGGCTACGACATGAACGCCGTCGTCAGCAACGGGCGCACCAACCTGGCCAACCTGGAGCTGCTGGCCCAGCGCATCCGCAATGACCAGCTCGCCAACGGCTCGTGGATTCACGAGGGCACCGCGTTCCGCTACGAGAAGACGTCCTTCTCCGTCTTCGGTCTTGCGGGCTACGACCAGAACGTCTCCACCCAGTACAGCAACGCGCTGGTGAACGCGGCCAACTGGGCGCTGACCACGCAGGAGCCCAGCGGCCGGTGGCCGAGCGACCACGCGCACTTCCCCGTGGACCACGGCAGCGTGTCCACCACCGCGCGCATCATGACGGGCATGGCCCAGGCGAAGCAGCGCGTGGACCCCGCGCGCGCCGCCGCGTACCAGGCCGCGCTGGACCGCGCCGCCGCGTACCTGCGCGCCAACCTCAACAACAACGACACCAGCGCGCCCGGCAACGGCATGCCCTACACCTTCCAGGTGGCCTGGACGGTGCTGGGCCTCAAGGCCGCGGGCCCCGGCCTCAACGACGTCAACACCGGCGCCATCAACACCCTGGCCGAGCGGCTCATCACCCGCACCTCCCCCGGCAACGCGGGCTGGGGCAACCTGCCCAACGAGGAGTCCAACGACTTCGCCACCGGCAGCGCCATCTACGCGCTGTGCCTCGCGGGCCGTGAGCCCGCCACCGACCCGCGCCTGCGCAACGCGATTGAGTGGATGAAGACGCGGCAGTCGCCGGACGGCAGCTGGCGCACCGGCTCGGCCACCTTCGACATCCCCACCACCTTCGCGGCCCTGGGCCTGTCGTGCTTCGGTGACTTCAGCGTGCGCGTCTCCGTCGTCGGCGCGGAGCGGCAGGAGCTCCTGGTGGACAACCCGTCGCCGCAGCAGGCCACGTTCACCTTCACCGTGAAGAACCACGGCTATCAGGCGGACACGTACACGCTGAGCACCCAGGGCGGCCTGCCCGGGTGGACCGCGACCGTGAGCCCCGTCACCCTCTTCCTGCCCGCGGGCGGCGAAGGCACCGTCACCGTCACCGTCAATGCGCCACCCCGGCTGCTGCCCGCGCTCACCTCCGCGGTGACGCTCATCGCTTCGTCCGGCGGCGCGCCCGGCGTCACCGGCTCCGCGCGTGTGGCGGCATACACCCCGCCCCTGCCGCCCGTGACGGGTCTGCCCACCGTCACCACCATCGTGACGCCCTCGGCCAACGCGCGCGTCACCATTGGCAACGGCACCCTGCTGTCGGCGCGCGTGACGAACGGAGGCGCCATCGTCCCGGGCCCGGCCCATGGCGTCGTCACCTTCTACGTCGCGGGCGTGCCCGTGGGCGCGGACGTGGACGCGGATGGCGACGGCATCTACGCCTTCAACTGGGTGCCCGCGGTGGACAGCTGGACCATCACCGGCGCGCAGGACTACCGCGCGGTGTACTCCGGCGTGGAGCGGCAGGCCCCGCTGGCCAACCTGCTGGGCAGCACGGCGTCGAGCACCCTCATCATCGACCCGTTCCCCCACCTGACGCCCATGGTCACCATCGGCAACCCGCCGGCCTTCACGCGGGAGACGGCCCTGGACATCTGGGGCTACGCCACGCCGCGCGCGCCGGGCGCCGTCATCACCTACGCCGCGTTCATCATCAACGGCGGCGCGCCCATCGTCCTCACGCCGGGCAACGGCGGCCTCATCTACACCTCCATCACGCTGGAGGAAGGTCCCAACATCATCCAGATGACCGCGCGTGACAGCTTCGGCGGCGTCACCACCAAGCAGGTCAACTTCACGGTGGACCGGGTGGCCCCCATCCTCACCATCCTGTCGCCCGCG from Myxococcus xanthus encodes the following:
- a CDS encoding FG-GAP-like repeat-containing protein, whose amino-acid sequence is MKTSPRLPSRVLSLLLGALLVSGCINPVNEGERPCPCTDGWTCCPDANVCVTDAARCEQLRPPKPPEPTAPSTPRLVSAIPDPGTVALTWFEPAQNGGSAITGYDVGVEPFEDGIQVQVEGTTARVTGLRAGGTYRFTVTARNAVGVSPATGVDSVRLPDVPTAPLALAVERGDRQVRVTWNAPASDGGRSVLHYVVTTYPSGASVETDGPVLTATVGGLTNGVASTFTVHAVNAVGVGPASTESASAVPAARPGAPVSVAATPSVRAATVSWQPPEDTGGLTVSGYVVTAAPGGATQQVDGSANEATFTGLPNDTEYTFTVAALNDVGQGPDGSTASARTHAPPRAPASVQAEPGVRSLTVTWGPPASDGRSSLTGYTVVAQPSGVSVAVNADAHSAVLENVPSKKAQTVSVVAHNAVGDSPAATAGAPVKTQPAPVEVTQFDIPSAVRGCQPVTYTLRQVDGERADVLVEFDATGSGTFTRATQAGDSYYERASGLVALEASAQGTAHTFRWNRPKDVPGAAPTARVRITATVPGTAPATRTHAVALTAPEMRCEVDLDSSPVQTMPQNSAGKTYGTALGDFNQDGKPDIAVLHDANADVRLLRGLGNGGLEFQNAQPNMLMSGKHLVAADVDQDGVLDLVSANASSSPGVYVMRGQGQGYFEARTYNPIQNQNNRDQTYDLPPPVVRDLDGDGTPEVVVSLPTRVVVMRHTDGGRLTVAFEGPKLHHQARGAVVAGDFDNDGRLDLVVIGGAIQAFYGRGSLTFASEHMGSLEGNTPFATAADFNGDGHLDIAALVVGQSESAIHLLQGDGNGRFAAPLRLHQHTWHSFGAQSHLISGDLDGDGRQDLAYTHADANTVTLFQGRGDGTFEPRTLPAGRYPSRLVAGDFDGSGKPDLAVLSGMEQTVRVLRNLEAPTLPAMGALFVTGDFDGDGQDDVASRVDGSLQVHLTRAEGGLVLRGPFMLPEEAWKLLAGRFDAGPTVDVLALTRQDVPPYGQSLVLLRGNGDGTFRPGEVLSLGEDFTALSTHHLVTGDVDGDGDLDVVIDLSRREGEFDSVELRLLRNEGDGTFAHGGVLATYSSRPLLLSRDLNQDGQTDLVVVRRTYPTFELLMFEGRANGTLVRRSEFTPLIPSCNPAGIVAEDLNGDGLVDLVVSCQSMLDGVLPIISSGNFSFYRGQPARLGAQGGHLTARDLDGDGFPELLIASPEHHAVCVLPSWGYASFGTASCFGTLNTPHELVLLDVDHDGVPEVLTGSGILGTHTTLLRIR
- a CDS encoding class I SAM-dependent methyltransferase, coding for MSLPALVVLRISIVFIELFTRLGDVLVLLRRPRLLPPYLSLWLHEVRVSPYRLKRSFETTRVLQASGQIFKELMYGEMPVHTGVWLFWKAGLGRGSRLVDLGAGRGRTLLAARWLGAEAQGVELMQHHVDLARKSVEKAGAQLIVGDATRADLQDATHVFTNWTAMTPRTRARLVERFRTCRPGTRILTVTRPVEAPGFTVISKHRLLFTWGPEHVWIQEVRDNVVGDATN
- a CDS encoding DUF4326 domain-containing protein, whose product is MTVTRTTAVHVHDGCDVYVGRAFRAYAKPSPLNPVPGRFGNPFKPGGVRTPGAMLRTYFAPWLGTLPEAEQERIRQEALRRMGPDEDAFDAFRWYLALRTRHDADYRAAVLTLRGKRLGCWCKPGPCHADILAEWVDAPSA
- a CDS encoding ornithine cyclodeaminase family protein; protein product: MPTLILSAKDLRSLYTVELGLTAVERAFRAHGLGESLMPPKVYLSLPSYDGDFRAMPAFLDGAAGVKWVNAHPRNPEKHGLPTVRALYILSDPDTASPLAILDGTLLTAWRTGAAGGVASRFLAKKQPRTLGLVGCGVQARVLIDSHRALFGDLELLLADASEAAAKALQAEKGGRIVSTQEACAADIVCTATPARVPVVKREWFQPGAHINAMGADAPGKQELDARLLTEGRVFIDDTEQALHSGEVNVPLHDGLLRPEQIAGTLGEVVSGKKPGRTSDTELTVFDSTGLALQDVALARALYDAALKRGLGQPFDIVGNG
- a CDS encoding Ig-like domain-containing protein, which translates into the protein MAHVPRRPSWRHLPAVLLRLVALVPLVVALPSAAQTQTNTQSTQRAINFLSADVVHWTQENNCVACHRQGAVVYGLSSARANGYDMNAVVSNGRTNLANLELLAQRIRNDQLANGSWIHEGTAFRYEKTSFSVFGLAGYDQNVSTQYSNALVNAANWALTTQEPSGRWPSDHAHFPVDHGSVSTTARIMTGMAQAKQRVDPARAAAYQAALDRAAAYLRANLNNNDTSAPGNGMPYTFQVAWTVLGLKAAGPGLNDVNTGAINTLAERLITRTSPGNAGWGNLPNEESNDFATGSAIYALCLAGREPATDPRLRNAIEWMKTRQSPDGSWRTGSATFDIPTTFAALGLSCFGDFSVRVSVVGAERQELLVDNPSPQQATFTFTVKNHGYQADTYTLSTQGGLPGWTATVSPVTLFLPAGGEGTVTVTVNAPPRLLPALTSAVTLIASSGGAPGVTGSARVAAYTPPLPPVTGLPTVTTIVTPSANARVTIGNGTLLSARVTNGGAIVPGPAHGVVTFYVAGVPVGADVDADGDGIYAFNWVPAVDSWTITGAQDYRAVYSGVERQAPLANLLGSTASSTLIIDPFPHLTPMVTIGNPPAFTRETALDIWGYATPRAPGAVITYAAFIINGGAPIVLTPGNGGLIYTSITLEEGPNIIQMTARDSFGGVTTKQVNFTVDRVAPILTILSPAENAAVNTPVVTVRSSVQDQTPVRVETQWVNSSLLEFGNGTVEHPVNVSYGNQVILVRATDSAGNVTEKLLYLWVDTGTPVVSTNFADGQLYGPLPNGTFQYAINVQTVSATTVRVNGGAPFHLPRGGGQIQTSVTLAPGVNTLGISVISETGMTANLVRRVNYDVQAPTATLLSPTAGSTVSGTITVRANVTDNFGPVTNVGFSRDMSGIRVGTQQSDGTWTAQFDTREMVNGAHTIDLWMNDGVGNFAVQSFNIVVSN